From the Lathyrus oleraceus cultivar Zhongwan6 chromosome 3, CAAS_Psat_ZW6_1.0, whole genome shotgun sequence genome, the window CTTTCGCTCTGGATCATTCCACCATGATGGGCTCTTTGTCTTTGCCACGGGACGTTCTCGCGACGTCTCGTAGTTATAATTAGAGTATAAAGATGGAGAGTTAGTGCTCCTCACAACCTCCAAATTGTTATTGTTATTCATGCTTCTCGCATTAATATCATGTAGGTTGTTACCGGTTGATCGAGCCAACCGGTATTGGAACCTCTCCATCCCTTAACCCTATATTTTTTTGTAATGATAATATTTTTTTCTTTGATCAATTCTCTCTTTTTTCCTCTCTTTCCTTTTATCTCTCaaagagagagaaagaaagagagtTTAAAATTCAATGGTTTAAAATGTTAAGCATATTTTATGTGTTTTTTTTGAGAAAGGATAAAATAGTGGTTAAAGAGATACATCTTTCTTAACCTGGAATAAGAGTGGAAACAAAAGACACAACTCATGATCATCATCTTATCGTTTTTATTCCGTGTTCAACATATTTAGCCGTAAAACACATCACCAATAAATATTTAGCCTTCTATTTAAACTATCATACGACTAAATATAGTATGTATGATATAATTTCAAATATTCTTATATTTTTGAAGAAATATTAACATCTTTTGGAATATTTTTTTTATGCTAATTATGACTATAAAGACACAATTTTAACATAATCTTTTTTATGAAACATATGAACTTTAActttttaaattaatatttatatatataatattcttcttttaatgataaaatattatatttaaataaaattgGATAAAACATCAAAGAATATAAGATATGTGAATTTCCGATAACACAAGAATGTCTAACTCACACCacttataaaaaaataaaacaatagagCCAATGAAGGAGATAATAGTAAACAAAACAACATGTAGACAATATAGAGAAAATAATTCAGACATAAAAAAGCTCTACCCCTAAAAGTTATAAGCTAGATCTCCATTCATTAGTATCACCACCAACGAAAAAGATACCTTTAGAAGAAGACAATGCCTACTCCAACCTCTAAAACAAATCACAAAATCTCGAATCACTATTAGATAAGATAGATGATATAGTTCTAAATCTAGTTAGATAAAGAACACGGGTTCATCATTTATCTACCGAGATACCATTTCCAAGGCAAGAAACTACTACTATTTCCCCATTACTTTCATGTTTGTTGATATAACAGAGAAGATAGTATCTTTATGAATGCTCAAAATAGTTCATACAACCACGTACCAAATCATAGCAAAACTACCCATAACCTTTAACATACCTCTTAGAGAtggaaaaaaaatcaaaaagaatCCCATGATGCCTAACAAGAACTAATAACAACCCCAACCACTGAAAAAACGTATACCACATAGACAAAGCTAAATCACAAGTAAAACACACTTGAGAAATCGATTCTACCTCACCCCCTCACACATAACAACCAACACATGTTGGATATAGAATGAAAGTGTAGTTATGTTATCGTATGGTATCATTTTATTTCTTTGATGCTTTTGTCAATTTGAGTGTATATGATAatttttatttgcttatttgtAATTTGCTTCTTATTCAAATATTCACGTGTTTGTAATTATTTTTCAATTTGAATTGTATTGTGTTCGCTTTGGCTATATAGTATTACATCACTAAGACCCTTCATTATTCAATAAATTAGAGTTTTGATCCATGATAGTATTCTTTTTTTTATCCTAGcaaatttttgttgttgtttCATCCAGTGTTGTTTGAATCACTAGTTATAACACTTACATCAAGGTGTATAGTCctttgattcgaatcaagtgtTATGTATGACTAAAATCAAGGACATTGTGAAAATCGTAATTTTCCTTCGAATGATTTGACTCGAATCATAAATTTAACTTGACTTGAATCACAATCTAATGTGACTCGAATCATGTTCTAAAGTTGACTCCAATCATAACTCTCCATAAAATATGAATTTATTTTAAAATCTAGGATTGGGCTCTTCCTAAATTGACTCGGATCATGAATTGAACTTGAATCGAATCATAACACCTTGTGACTCGAGTCATGATTTCTTATTGACTCGAACCGTAGCATCACAATCCAATTTCCACCTTAAATTTAATTAGTTGTTTCTTTGATCAAAAAACAAAAGAGTGAAACATTGTGGGTGCAACCCATAAAGACAAAATTTCAATTTGTCTATTCAACCCCCTTATAGACCTCTTAGTGTCCATATTATCACCCAACAATTAGTATCAGAGTGGGGCCTTTGATCAAAGTCTTGCAACTCCAAGAGTTAAAAACATCGCTCATTTGATCCCATACGATTTTTTTCTATCCATTTGGAACCTTATGCAATTCAATGAATTCCAACAATGTTACATTGATTTCCTAATGTATGATCATTCATTGCATGCATTACATAGATTAACCTAAAGTAAAACATTACTAGTGTACCCTTCAAGATTAATTGTATTTAAGATATTCTCTAAGTTTTAATTCATCTAGGATTGAACTGACAATATTTTGAGGCATGTGTAGTGTAACTGGAAACCTGACACTATGTCTTAAAGTTTGTTTTCGATTGATCCTACTTAAATATGGATGTGCATTCATATGACAACGTGCTTGTAATTTTTTAGAGGTAAAATAAAAAGGGAAAAAAACATCTTCTAGTGACCTATGTCGTTCAAGTTCATCTAAAGCCTTATGAGGGAGAATCTGATAATGCTCTTAAGACGTGCAAAGGAGATGTATCCAATTAGTGTATGATCGATCTTATTTTAGCTTATAACATTCTTGTTATTAATTACTATCCATTTTCGTGAGCAACAAGTTAATCCTAGATCATCTAAATTGGAATGATCATTCCAACCAttctttatttgtttttttaGTATACATGATGCCATACCCTAATTTTCTCCACCAAATTCCTTTAATCATTTACAATTCATTTGCATTGCATACATTGCATTTTCCAACTTGATTTATAAAGGTCAAAATAATGGTCAAAGTGTAAAGTTGACCATTTTTATTAATTGCATTGCATTCTAGTTTTGTCATTATTTTGAAGATAAAAGTCTTTCTCAAAATAAATGGAAATCCATGGTTTATTCAGTCATTCTATGCACCATAAATATGGTCAAGAAGATTTTAGATAAGTTAATCatatcattttatttttatctcAACATTGTCCAAAGTACATTCCATTTTCTTCAAACAACATTATCATTATCATTATCATGTCATCATccttttaattgaaaaaaaacAAGATTATGGTGAATTTAAACCACATTCCATTGCCCTTTTCAACATATGCACGAACCTCGTGATCTTTCAAATTGAACTCTTTGTTCAAATTACCTCATAATTTTTTAAATCGACAATAGCCATATTCATTACACTTCATCACATTATCACCATTCCAATTTGAAAAGAAACAAAATTAAGTTTAAATTCCATTCATAACCACATTATTACACCACCTTTATCATCTAATTGATCATTGTATTACCATCATCATGCCTAATCATCATTACCTACCATTTATCATGTAatacttgtaagaccccaattttgaccctaagatccctcatgcaacttcatcatatgcattagcattgggatcataccttggcatcctcctcacccctctttcattgggtttgttttgggagagatcatcaagcaccatgtgattgtatcatacttatatattatcattttttactaaccaaaataccaaaatatgtctttgcatttgcctaactcttttgtaggtagggcatgatccccattgatctagcaagctcatatatagagtttaagaccctcatggctacaagagcacaaccaaggaatgatccacaatatctctaagcatcatatatgaatccacatgatcttcatatgttactttgatcaagtatccttcaagagtttggaggtagtttgccttggaaaccctagtttgtctgggcatcttgagtaacttcttcaacaatcttcctcaccaattgatcaaatttctcaagggatacttcaaattttataatcttatgcatatatgatctaccatgagcctaaaaaaTTCAATAGAATTGCaatttagcaagttggttgatagtggttggccagatgaattcatctgatcaaaactgggtctccttagaccctatctcctataattttcaccatatgaaaatgattccaagagaaatgttaatctaaatgacattaaaaacaactttcatgttgatatctagagctagttttgcttggaaaatcattttctatgttgaaacgttataggtcattttgtctaaagcctaatttgaaagtcaactttccaaggccataaattgctcaattttcatgagatgaaatatttccaagtttcacaatcaaattcaagatgtttacttcaacctttatgttttgagtgagagctaattcaacttttatgagcatgtgatatgaggatacattataggtcatttttgccctataccattgaacaagtgattttcctcaacttcaaaaatgcataactctatcattctaaatccaaatgacatgaaattggtgaaCACTTTGAAGGGCTTTTAAATAGCTAaaacttttatgaatacacttttctcatttggagctcacatatAACTTTAAGTAAGatggaacattgaggtatatgacttgacacttagaaattttttcaacatgttgaaatttccaaacttacacctcaaaattcaccttgatccaagttccaaatgaaagAGTGTCCAACATCGAAGTTGTTCCCCTTGAactaagctttccaaagagtcccATTTCAcgcattttggatgaggtttgctagggctgcacatggtcttaacaggtctgcatcaagtggaaaaatcaaatgtccaaaacttcacattccattgccttgccattcaagcatcatttgaacttcaatacagttggaattggatcaaaatggattgcttcacgggcttgtacacgcccatgcaagcttgtgcatgacattgccaaatttagcaaaatttcaagtgtgcaattatcaatcccaaatgctataaatacatggcctctgagctcatttgaaataccttgcgcgccagctttgccccctcttttcaaaccctcacaattcaaaggaaaacctgagaattttcaacttgaaaattgagtttgaatctcactgtttggagattcaaaaactccaggatccaaagctttgttccattgccaaaccacttctgcaagctcctcgagtgtgatcaagtcaagtttgaagcaagcaagatccagttctacacaacattgaaggtatttttcagaaatcttcttctctttgattctcactcaattctcttggatctttggttgtttgaagtcctaccaatataggcaagaagattgagttgctttgaggtcaaatctaagcaactcagttgactcacctcaaaattcaactcctcatatctttctatatgtgtggagttagttaaaatttAGGTTtgattcgtgctctacgccattttttctttcagatcatgtcctcctttttcatttatgtgataGTGATGACTGAACCAATCCGatgagcctcgcctgagaaggtgaccggaaTTCCAGCGCCGatggtgtgctggacaggttctgagccaatgatcttgtttaaaatgttttaatctcacacgttggttttgattaccattcCTGTGGCGCGTTGACTTAAGTCTATGGTGGAAAGCGCGttgatgaccacttgatctgccacctcaattaatgagggagatcaagtggtccacgttttttctgattatttgaatttcatttaatttattttattttcattaattcatattaattttaatattcatccaaaaaatatgagagtttcacaaaaaaaatttaactaaatcctctttcatattttgaataaaaattattttttggatcattattaatatttttcatgatttaattgattttgtgaatatttttaattgtttaaaaatacttttaagtctccaaaaattctgaaaatttttctccaaggtcctttgaccttgtttgacctatgataaatctcatggtcatttctttggtgttttgatgagattttaggaatttgacaaaccatatttaatttaatgcattat encodes:
- the LOC127129585 gene encoding uncharacterized protein LOC127129585, which gives rise to MERFQYRLARSTGNNLHDINARSMNNNNNLEVVRSTNSPSLYSNYNYETSRERPVAKTKSPSWWNDPERKRKRRVVNYKFYAAEGKFKRSVKKGFRWFKVKCIKIVTSF